From a region of the Puntigrus tetrazona isolate hp1 unplaced genomic scaffold, ASM1883169v1 S000000002, whole genome shotgun sequence genome:
- the acer3 gene encoding alkaline ceramidase 3, with translation MAPAADRPGYWGTPTSTLDWCEENYVVSYYIAEFWNTVSNLIMILPPIYGAIQTCKDGLEVRYVWSFLGLAAVGIGSWSFHMTLQYEMQLLDELPMIYSCCVFVYCLYECFKQERAVNYLSITLLLTFSIIVSVIYLIWKEPVFHQVMYAVLVAFLVIRSVFIVTWVYPWLRALGFTSLSVFLLGFVLWNIDNIFCDSLRATRQRLPPVVGAVTQLHAWWHILTGLGSYLHILLSLQIRSTYLKHRPKVKFLCGVWPMLHIESQKTS, from the exons ATGGCTCCGGCGGCGGACAGGCCGGGCTACTGGGGAACACCGACCTCAACTCTCGACTGGTGCGAGGAGAATTATGTGGTCTCGTATTACATCGCAGAATTTT GGAATACCGTCAGTAACCTGATAATGATCCTACCTCCCATTTATGGAGCCATTCAGACATGCAAAGATGGTTTGGAAGTACGCTATGTGTGGTCCTTTTTAGGACTTGCTG CCGTAGGCATTGGCTCATGGAGCTTCCACATGACACTACAGTATGAAATGCAG TTACTGGATGAGCTGCCGATGATCTACAGCTGCTGCGTGTTTGTTTACTGTCT ATATGAGTGCTTCAAGCAAGAGCGTGCCGTTAACTATTTGTCAATTACACTTTTGCTGACCTTCAGTATTATTGTTAGTgtg ATTTACCTAATATGGAAGGAGCCTGTTTTTCATCAG GTCATGTATGCCGTACTAGTGGCTTTCCTGGTGATCCGCTCTGTTTTCATAGTCACCTG GGTGTACCCATGGCTCAGAGCCCTCGGCTTTACATCGTTAAGCGTCTTCCTGTTGGGATTTGTATTATGGAACATCGATAATATTTTCTGTGACTCTCTA AGAGCCACACGGCAGCGGCTGCCCCCTGTGGTCGGAGCGGTTACGCAGCTTCATGCCTGGTGGCACATCCTAACAGGCCTGGGGTCATATTTACACATACTCCTCAG CCTTCAGATTCGCTCGACCTACCTCAAGCACAGACCAAAAGTGAAGTTTTTATGTGGCGTTTGGCCGATGCTGCACATCGAATCTCAGAAGACGAGTTGA
- the LOC122331746 gene encoding matrix metalloproteinase-18 encodes MGNLWLGLFTLLQPAVLCGSPLPSPGLSDRGDLEFAEVYLEKFYNYKPVTGRRERAAEPDSFRVKLRQMQHFFGLEESGDVDPQTVAAMRRARCGLSDVEPFRKTMRWTNRTLTYRISRLSSKLTAAQVRTAFRQAWKLWAQAVPLKFRRQRRCDADIVISFNNKDHEDGSPFDGEGGILAHAFFPGPGIGGDVHFDDEEAWTTDSKGCNLLAVAVHEFGHALGLQHSSDPGAIMFPAYNFGLHTVLQLSFQDVKDIQEIYGKRKISLDRLPPKTPDKCDPRLSFDAVTGMQQELVFFRDRFMWRVHPSFEQIGITLITSLWPDLPAHIDAAYENANRNSMLVFKGSQYWEVSSLQVKRGYPRNISEFGFPSTVKSIDAALYFRETHLTDFFTGGECWRFDEDAGRIVEGFPKPIAHEWPGVESPVDAAVAHDGNIYFFVGPQQLEFNPKIRQVTKTAAANTWLQCREIKSS; translated from the exons ATGGGGAACCTCTGGCTGGGCCTGTTCACGCTGCTGCAGCCTGCTGTTCTGTGCGGCTCCCCGCTGCCGTCTCCAGGACTGTCCGATCGAGGTGACCTGGAGTTTGCAGAG GTTTACCTGGAAAAATTCTACAACTATAAGCCTGTAACTGGCCGACGGGAGCGTGCGGCAGAGCCTGACTCATTCAGGGTCAAACTGAGGCAGATGCAGCACTTCTTTGGCTTGGAAGAGAGCGGAGATGTGGATCCGCAGACCGTAGCGGCTATGAGAAGAGCTCGCTGTGGTCTCTCTGACGTAGAGCCGTTCAGAAAGACGATGAGATGGACAAACAGAACTCTGACATACAG AATCTCCAGACTCAGCTCAAAGTTGACCGCTGCACAGGTCAGGACAGCCTTCAGACAGGCATGGAAACTCTGGGCTCAAGCGGTGCCTTTGAAATTCCGCAGACAGAGAAGGTGTGACGCAGACATCGTCATTTCCTTCAATAACAAAG ATCATGAAGATGGGTCACCGTTCGATGGTGAGGGAGGTATCCTGGCGCATGCTTTCTTCCCCGGACCAGGCATTGGTGGAGATGTGCACTTCGATGATGAGGAGGCCTGGACAACAGATAGCAAGg GCTGTAACCTCCTTGCTGTGGCGGTGCATGAGTTCGGACACGCTCTCGGCCTTCAACATTCATCAGATCCTGGAGCCATCATGTTCCCAGCCTATAATTTTGGCTTGCACACTGTTTTGCAACTGTCTTTCCAGGACGTCAAAGATATACAGGAAATTTATG GTAAAAGGAAAATCAGTCTGGACAGACTACCTCCGAAAACACCGGATAAATGTGATCCGAGGCTCTCATTCGACGCCGTCACTGGCATGCAACAGGAGCTGGTTTTCTTTAGAGACAG GTTTATGTGGCGGGTACATCCCAGCTTTGAGCAAATAGGAATCACACTAATAACCAGTTTGTGGCCTGACCTCCCAGCTCACATAGATGCTGCCTACGAGAACGCAAACAGAAACAGCATGCTAGTTTTCAAAG GCTCTCAGTACTGGGAGGTGAGCTCTCTCCAGGTAAAGCGTGGCTATCCGAGGAACATCTCGGAATTTGGATTCCCGTCCACTGTTAAGAGCATCGACGCAGCTTTGTATTTCCGGGAAACACATCTCACAGATTTCttcactggtggagaatgctgGAG GTTTGATGAAGATGCAGGGAGGATAGTGGAAGGTTTTCCCAAACCTATCGCACACGAATGGCCAGGAGTTGAGTCTCCCGTGGATGCTGCCGTAGCTCATGATG GAAATATTTACTTCTTCGTGGGACCTCAGCAGCTGGAATTCAACCCTAAAATTAGACAAGTAACGAAGACAGCGGCTGCAAACACGTGGCTTCAGTGCCGAGAAATTAAAAGCAGTTGA
- the serpinh1a gene encoding serpin H1a: MLVSTVVLLSLLATVSGEKTLSSHASILADNSANLAFNLYQNLAKEKNIENILISPVVVASSLGLVALGGKSNTASQVKTVLSATTVKDEQLHSGLSELLTEVSNSTARNVTWKISNRLYGPSSVSFVDDFLKRSKKHYNYEHSKINFRDKRSAVKAINEWASKSTGGKLPEVTKDVEKTDGAMIINAMFYKPHWDEQFHHKMVDNRGFLVHRSHTVSIPMMHRTGIYGFFDDKTNNLLVLDMALAHKMSSVVFIMPYHVESLERVEKLLTRQQLDTWISKMEQSAVAVSLPKVSLEVSHNLQKHLAELGLTEAVDKAKADLSNISGKKDLYLSNVFHASAMEWDTEGNPPDTSIFSSDKIKNPKLFYADHPFIFLVKDKKTNSILFMGRLVRPKGDKMRDEL, encoded by the exons ATGTTGGTGTCAACCGTGGTTCTCCTGTCCTTACTGGCTACTGTGAGCGGGGAAAAGACCCTCAGCAGCCATGCCTCCATCCTGGCAGACAACAGCGCCAATTTGGCCTTCAACCTGTACCAAAACCTGGCAAAAGAGAAGAACATCGAGAACATCTTGATTTCCCCTGTGGTTGTGGCCTCTTCGTTGGGTTTGGTGGCTCTTGGAGGGAAATCCAACACTGCTTCTCAGGTCAAAACGGTCCTGAGCGCCACCACGGTGAAGGATGAGCAGCTGCACTCTGGGCTGTCGGAGCTTCTCACGGAGGTCAGTAACTCAACAGCACGTAACGTCACTTGGAAGATTAGCAACCGCCTGTATGGGCCCAGCTCTGTGAGCTTCGTCGATGACTTTCTGAAGAGAAGCAAGAAGCATTATAACTACGAGCACTCCAAAATAAACTTCCGTGACAAGCGCAGTGCGGTGAAGGCCATCAACGAATGGGCATCAAAGTCCACCGGAGGCAAGCTGCCTGAGGTGACCAAAGATGTGGAGAAGACAGATGGAGCCATGATCATCAATGCCATGTTTTATAAAC CACATTGGGATGAGCAGTTCCATCATAAGATGGTGGATAATCGTGGTTTCTTAGTGCATCGCTCCCACACTGTCTCTATACCCATGATGCATCGCACAG GCATTTATGGCTTTTTTGACGACAAAACCAACAACCTCTTAGTTCTGGACATGGCACTGGCCCATAAGATGTCGTCTGTGGTGTTCATCATGCCATACCACGTAGAATCCCTGGAGAGAGTGGAGAAACTGTTGACACGTCAACAACTCGACACCTGGATCAGTAAAATGGAACAGAGTGCAGTTGCGGTGTCACTGCCTAAGGTCAGCCTGGAGGTCAGCCACAACCTGCAG AAACATCTCGCCGAGCTGGGTCTGACCGAAGCTGTGGACAAGGCTAAAGCTGATCTGTCCAACATCTCAGGGAAGAAAGACCTCTATCTGTCCAACGTTTTCCATGCCTCCGCCATGGAGTGGGACACGGAGGGAAATCCACCCGATACTAGCATCTTCAGCAGCGACAAAATCAAGAACCCCAAACTCTTCTACGCTGACCATCCCTTCATCTTCCTGGTGAAGGACAAGAAAACAAACTCAATCCTTTTCATGGGCCGGCTGGTCCGACCGAAGGGTGATAAAATGAGGGATGAATTGTAA